CCAAGAACCAGTACCAAGCTTCATTGAAGAGGAAATCGGTGTTAGCAAGGAGAAGGGTAAGGAAAAGGTTGACTCAACCGGGGTCAATGGTAATGATGCTAAGGGTAATGATGAAAGGGGTAAGGGTAAGATTAAGGAGCCTTTGAAGGTTACAAGGCCGATTCCATATCCAAAAGCTTTAAGGAAGGATAAGTTAGTAGCTCAATACTAAAAGTTCCAAGATATGATGACAAATGTGTCGGTCAACTTGCCTATCACCGATGTGCTCAAAGGGATGCCCAATTATAGACTCTTTATCAAAGATTTAATCTCTCAAAGGGGTAAATATCATGAGGAAACATCTTTCTTTATTGAAGAGGAGTGCAATAAGATACTTGCATCAAGGCCAAGAATCCCTAAGAAGTTAGGCGATCCGGGAAAATTTGTTTTCCTATGTAATTTCGGTGAATCGGAAGTGTTCAATGCACTTGCCGACTTGGGAGCAAGAATTAACTTAATGCCCCACTCACTTTATGAAATACTTGGCCTTGGACCTCTTAAACCAACTCAAATTCATATAAGATTGGCCAACCATTCGTTTGACACCTCTATTGGAATTGTCGAGGACATCTTAGTTAGCATTGACTCCTTGGTGTTCCCGGTTGATTTTGTTATCATGGAGATGAGGGAGGACCTTCAAGTCCCCCTCATCTTAGGTAGACCATTTCTTGAAACCACCGACACCATCATCTTGATGCCACTACTACATTTTGGCTCATTTAGAGCCCGTCATTTAGACGTGTGCACTATATAACACGTCTAATTTATcacacggaacacgtctaattaacatTTTAACAAAAAAACACTGAACACGTCTAATTAATATTCACAACACGTCTAAATAGATATCttcaacacgtctaaataagttgAACACCTCTAATTGGTAACCACGTCTAATTATTTTTACCGGGAATACctctaattgacaacacgtctaaaAAATATTCCAAATAACACGTCTAATTAACAACACGTCTAATTATGTATACCAGGAACACGTCTGAATGAAACAACAACACGTCTAATTGGCAACACGTCTAATTAGATTTGCCGGGAACACGTCTAAATGCTTAACACGTCTAATAAGTTTTAAA
This genomic stretch from Rutidosis leptorrhynchoides isolate AG116_Rl617_1_P2 chromosome 11, CSIRO_AGI_Rlap_v1, whole genome shotgun sequence harbors:
- the LOC139875461 gene encoding uncharacterized protein, which gives rise to MTNVSVNLPITDVLKGMPNYRLFIKDLISQRGKYHEETSFFIEEECNKILASRPRIPKKLGDPGKFVFLCNFGESEVFNALADLGARINLMPHSLYEILGLGPLKPTQIHIRLANHSFDTSIGIVEDILVSIDSLVFPVDFVIMEMREDLQVPLILGRPFLETTDTIILMPLLHFGSFRARHLDVCTI